A single region of the Elizabethkingia sp. JS20170427COW genome encodes:
- the gyrB gene encoding DNA topoisomerase (ATP-hydrolyzing) subunit B, translating to MSEKQYTASSIQALEGIEHVRLRPSMYIGDVGTRGLHHLVYEVVDNSIDEALAGYCDTISVVIKEGNGIEVSDNGRGIPVDFHEKEQKSALEVVMTKIGAGGKFDKDSYKVSGGLHGVGVSCVNALSTDMVTTVYRDGEVFQMKFQKGHAVSEIEIIGKSDKRGTTQFFQPDASIFTELVYNYDTLAARLRELAYLNKGITITLIDERNKDEKGEFVSETFHSEGGLKEFVAFLDQSREAIMENVIFMEGERDDIPVEVAMRYNTSFNENLHSYVNNINTHEGGTHLAGFRRALTRTLKKYADELGLPQKEKVEITGDDFREGLTAIISVKVMEPQFEGQTKTKLGNSEVSGAVDKIVGEMLTNFLEEHPNEAKTIVQKVVLAAKARQAAKKAREMVQRKSPMGGSGLPGKLSDCSSKDPSISEIFLVEGDSAGGTAKQGRDRNFQAILPLRGKILNVEKSMIHKVYDNEEIKNIYTALGVSVGTEEDSKALNLSKLRYHKIVIMTDADVDGSHISTLILTFFFRYMKELIENGYVYIASPPLYLLKKGSKKVYAWNEKEREDLTLELSKDGKGVEVQRYKGLGEMNPEQLWDTTLNPEHRIMKKVTIDNASDADRVFSMLMGDEVPPRREFIERNAVYAKIDA from the coding sequence ATGAGCGAGAAACAATATACTGCCAGCAGTATTCAAGCGCTGGAAGGGATTGAGCACGTACGTCTTCGTCCTTCCATGTATATCGGAGATGTGGGTACTAGAGGTTTGCACCATTTGGTATATGAAGTAGTAGACAACTCTATCGATGAAGCTTTAGCTGGCTACTGTGATACCATTTCTGTGGTAATAAAAGAGGGGAATGGTATCGAAGTTAGTGATAACGGTAGAGGGATTCCAGTAGATTTCCACGAAAAAGAACAAAAATCAGCTCTAGAAGTAGTAATGACCAAAATTGGAGCTGGGGGTAAATTTGATAAAGATTCTTACAAAGTATCTGGAGGTCTTCACGGAGTAGGGGTTTCTTGTGTTAATGCTCTTTCTACGGACATGGTAACCACTGTTTATAGAGATGGTGAAGTTTTCCAAATGAAGTTTCAAAAAGGGCACGCAGTTTCTGAAATTGAAATTATCGGAAAAAGCGATAAAAGAGGAACTACCCAGTTTTTCCAGCCAGATGCAAGCATCTTTACAGAATTAGTTTACAACTATGATACTTTAGCAGCTCGTTTAAGAGAATTGGCTTACCTGAACAAAGGAATTACCATTACCCTTATCGACGAGAGAAATAAAGATGAAAAAGGAGAGTTTGTTTCTGAAACTTTCCATTCGGAAGGAGGTCTGAAGGAGTTTGTTGCCTTTCTAGATCAAAGCCGTGAAGCCATTATGGAAAATGTAATCTTCATGGAAGGAGAGAGAGATGACATCCCTGTTGAAGTGGCAATGCGCTACAACACTTCTTTTAATGAAAACTTACATTCCTACGTAAATAATATTAACACTCACGAAGGAGGAACCCACCTAGCAGGTTTTAGAAGAGCTTTAACCAGAACTTTGAAAAAGTATGCAGATGAGCTAGGGCTTCCTCAGAAGGAAAAAGTAGAGATTACGGGAGATGACTTCCGTGAAGGGCTTACCGCTATTATCTCAGTAAAAGTAATGGAACCTCAGTTTGAAGGACAAACCAAAACTAAATTAGGGAACTCTGAAGTATCTGGTGCTGTAGATAAAATTGTAGGGGAAATGCTTACTAATTTCCTTGAAGAACACCCTAATGAAGCAAAAACAATTGTCCAAAAAGTAGTATTGGCTGCAAAAGCAAGACAAGCTGCTAAAAAGGCAAGAGAAATGGTTCAGCGTAAATCTCCTATGGGAGGATCAGGTTTACCAGGAAAATTATCCGACTGTTCTTCTAAAGACCCTTCAATATCAGAGATATTCTTGGTAGAGGGAGATTCCGCAGGAGGTACTGCAAAACAAGGGAGAGATAGAAATTTCCAAGCGATTTTACCATTAAGAGGTAAGATTCTTAACGTGGAAAAATCGATGATTCATAAAGTGTATGACAATGAGGAAATCAAAAATATTTACACTGCATTAGGAGTAAGCGTAGGAACAGAGGAGGATAGCAAAGCTCTCAATCTATCCAAATTAAGATATCACAAAATTGTGATTATGACCGATGCCGATGTGGATGGTTCTCACATTTCTACACTGATTTTAACTTTCTTCTTTAGATATATGAAGGAGCTGATTGAAAATGGATATGTGTATATCGCTTCCCCACCACTATATTTATTGAAAAAAGGAAGCAAAAAAGTATATGCTTGGAATGAAAAGGAAAGAGAGGACCTTACTTTAGAACTCTCTAAAGACGGTAAAGGTGTAGAAGTACAGCGATATAAAGGTCTTGGAGAAATGAATCCTGAGCAATTATGGGATACTACTCTAAATCCTGAGCATAGAATTATGAAAAAGGTAACAATTGATAATGCTAGTGATGCAGATCGAGTATTCTCTATGTTGATGGGGGATGAAGTACCTCCTCGTAGAGAGTTTATCGAAAGAAATGCAGTATATGCAAAAATTGATGCTTAA
- a CDS encoding porin, translated as MKSFTAILCVLGQGLLMAQGFRTDSDTLTKPLIPIENVRFMKNIRVNLDIRGEFMNHFENGRDDNYTEFRNKPVSLDISGKVHEKISFRFRNRFNNSSQIQSLDMLDNSIDLAYVNLKVTPKTDVRIGKMFAFFGGYEYEYNPIEILEYNEALGNLTAFVTGLGVTHQVFPNHQFGIQILNSRTMRFKDLYENQVSDDVQEPNWPVAVVANWKGNLFDGKFQTIYSYSNFKNAKGHASTNAIHLGNRLQLDKFALMYDFNYSVEQLDSKGIVTQLLNNGKIAKDATYMEHWMRAEYKISPRFEALISLMTSGAYAKNAYSTDSGNNHLRQSYAFIPTVYYKPFKDSEVKFFLAYIGKYYQHSQYIRDIMKTSNYHTGEIRVGLIAPLRLF; from the coding sequence ATGAAAAGTTTTACAGCAATTTTGTGTGTGTTAGGCCAAGGGCTATTGATGGCCCAAGGTTTTAGAACTGACTCTGATACCCTAACCAAGCCTTTAATTCCTATAGAGAATGTAAGATTTATGAAAAATATTAGAGTAAACCTCGATATTAGAGGGGAGTTTATGAATCACTTCGAAAATGGGAGAGATGACAATTATACTGAATTTAGGAATAAACCTGTTTCATTAGATATTTCAGGAAAGGTTCATGAAAAAATAAGTTTTAGATTTAGAAATAGGTTTAATAATTCTTCTCAAATCCAATCTTTGGATATGCTAGATAATTCTATAGATTTGGCATATGTTAATCTAAAGGTAACACCCAAAACCGATGTAAGGATTGGTAAAATGTTTGCTTTTTTTGGAGGATATGAATACGAGTACAATCCTATAGAAATATTAGAATATAATGAGGCTCTAGGAAATTTAACCGCTTTTGTTACCGGGTTAGGTGTTACCCACCAAGTATTTCCTAATCATCAATTTGGGATTCAGATACTTAATTCTAGAACCATGAGATTTAAAGACTTATACGAAAACCAAGTGAGCGATGATGTTCAAGAGCCTAATTGGCCAGTAGCCGTTGTTGCCAATTGGAAAGGAAATCTCTTTGATGGAAAGTTCCAAACCATATATAGCTATAGCAATTTTAAAAATGCCAAAGGCCATGCTAGCACCAATGCTATCCATTTAGGAAACCGATTGCAATTGGATAAATTTGCTTTAATGTATGATTTCAACTATAGTGTAGAGCAACTAGACTCTAAAGGAATTGTAACCCAATTATTAAATAATGGAAAGATAGCAAAAGATGCTACGTATATGGAGCATTGGATGAGGGCAGAATATAAAATATCACCAAGATTTGAAGCTTTAATAAGCCTGATGACCAGCGGAGCATATGCGAAAAATGCTTACTCTACCGATAGTGGAAATAACCATTTGAGACAGAGCTATGCTTTTATCCCAACGGTTTATTATAAGCCCTTTAAAGATAGTGAAGTTAAATTTTTCCTAGCTTATATCGGGAAATATTACCAGCACTCTCAATATATAAGAGATATTATGAAAACCAGTAATTACCACACTGGGGAAATACGAGTAGGGCTTATTGCTCCTTTGCGATTATTTTAA
- a CDS encoding MFS transporter produces the protein MLSIVMLINRAGSMVLPFLGVYMTDHLNFSIKESGIVLSFYGIGSIIGSWLGGYFTDKYGEYGVQSLSLFLSAPLFLLIPFFPSVIGLSAIILIQSTISETFRPANSVAVSKYARPENLTRAFSLNRMAINLGYSFGPAMGGILSAISYEFLFVTNAVAAVVAGILYVKFFKRRHKIYQYRLQKKQKAESIPENTISKSPYRDVPFILFTVFCGLFSVFFFQFFNTIPIFYKEVVKLDQQTIGYILGYSGFIIALFEMLIVSLADKYLTLARSLFLGAILVAFSYAVLILDTHMITILLSMTVLSLSEILMLPFMSTITALRSSPKTQGAYMGLNGMAFSASFIITPILGTAIAADYGFNTLWSVSAIVLIFSGIALYWIVNRMLPNQKSSHS, from the coding sequence ATGTTATCCATTGTCATGCTTATCAACAGAGCAGGATCTATGGTTCTTCCATTTTTAGGAGTTTATATGACAGACCATTTGAATTTTAGCATTAAAGAATCTGGGATTGTCCTTAGCTTTTATGGTATAGGATCTATCATCGGGTCTTGGCTAGGAGGCTACTTTACAGATAAATACGGAGAATACGGCGTACAATCTTTAAGTTTATTCCTAAGTGCTCCCCTATTTCTTCTCATCCCATTTTTCCCGAGTGTAATAGGCTTATCGGCGATTATTCTTATCCAAAGTACGATTAGTGAAACCTTTAGACCTGCCAATTCCGTGGCTGTTTCCAAATACGCTAGGCCTGAAAACCTTACCCGTGCTTTCTCTCTTAACAGAATGGCCATTAACTTGGGATACTCCTTTGGACCAGCCATGGGAGGGATTTTATCTGCTATTTCCTATGAGTTTTTATTTGTTACCAATGCAGTAGCAGCAGTGGTAGCGGGGATACTTTATGTAAAATTTTTCAAGAGAAGACATAAAATTTACCAATATCGTTTGCAGAAAAAACAAAAAGCTGAAAGTATTCCCGAAAATACAATAAGTAAGAGTCCTTATCGAGATGTTCCTTTTATCTTATTCACTGTGTTCTGTGGTTTGTTTTCTGTCTTCTTTTTTCAGTTTTTCAATACCATACCTATTTTCTATAAAGAAGTTGTAAAGCTAGACCAGCAGACCATAGGATATATTTTGGGGTATAGTGGTTTTATCATTGCTCTTTTTGAGATGCTAATCGTTAGCTTAGCGGATAAATACCTTACCCTTGCCCGATCTTTATTCTTGGGTGCGATTTTGGTAGCATTTTCCTATGCCGTGCTTATCTTGGATACTCATATGATAACCATTCTCCTCTCGATGACTGTCCTCAGCCTTAGTGAGATTTTAATGTTGCCGTTTATGTCTACCATCACTGCTTTAAGATCCAGTCCTAAAACCCAAGGAGCTTATATGGGACTCAATGGTATGGCCTTTTCGGCTTCCTTCATCATCACTCCTATCTTGGGAACTGCAATTGCTGCAGACTATGGTTTTAATACCCTATGGTCGGTATCCGCTATTGTTCTTATTTTCTCAGGAATCGCCTTGTATTGGATTGTTAATAGAATGCTTCCCAATCAAAAATCTTCTCACTCATAA
- a CDS encoding GreA/GreB family elongation factor, with the protein MDKAILKEKILEIALQKLRHIEQLISETRASNNDTKSSMGDKYETSREMLQQEINRLLSQRSEIQQQLENLQKLPITTHSKIAFGSFVETSLGSFYISESLGKVQLGDIHCIAISISSPLAQNLLGKSQGELFLIQTKKHHIINIY; encoded by the coding sequence ATGGATAAAGCAATATTAAAAGAGAAAATTTTAGAAATAGCCCTTCAAAAACTTCGTCATATCGAGCAATTGATTAGTGAAACCCGTGCCTCAAATAACGATACCAAAAGTAGTATGGGAGATAAGTATGAGACTTCTCGAGAAATGCTTCAACAGGAAATTAATAGGCTTTTAAGCCAAAGGTCAGAGATACAGCAACAATTAGAAAATTTACAAAAATTACCGATAACAACACACTCTAAAATAGCCTTTGGGAGCTTTGTAGAAACCTCGCTTGGGAGTTTTTATATCAGCGAAAGCTTGGGGAAAGTTCAACTTGGCGATATACATTGTATTGCGATTTCTATATCTTCTCCTCTTGCTCAAAACCTACTCGGAAAATCCCAAGGAGAGCTTTTCCTCATCCAAACTAAAAAACATCACATTATCAATATTTATTAA
- a CDS encoding AraC family transcriptional regulator has protein sequence MKLYIKNMVCPRCITAVKNELENLGLEVSNVKIGQATLKVKNISSEKMKEITTGLESLGFELLENKKNLKVEKIKNIIIDLVHKGDSVFQDRLSVLISSRLNQNYSALSNLFSKQEGITIEKFFIRQKIEKVKELLLYNELNINEIAYKLDYSSVAHLSNQFKKITGYSPTAYRKIYA, from the coding sequence ATGAAACTATATATTAAAAATATGGTTTGCCCAAGATGTATTACCGCTGTTAAAAATGAACTTGAAAATCTTGGACTAGAAGTAAGCAACGTAAAAATTGGACAAGCAACTTTAAAAGTAAAAAACATTTCTTCTGAAAAAATGAAAGAAATTACCACAGGACTAGAAAGCTTAGGCTTCGAGCTTCTAGAAAATAAAAAAAATCTTAAAGTAGAAAAGATAAAAAACATTATTATCGACTTGGTTCATAAAGGAGATAGCGTTTTCCAAGATAGGTTATCGGTACTTATCTCCAGCCGACTTAACCAGAACTATAGCGCATTGAGTAATCTTTTCTCAAAACAAGAAGGAATTACAATTGAGAAGTTTTTTATTCGACAAAAAATAGAAAAGGTTAAAGAACTTTTATTATATAACGAGTTAAATATCAATGAAATTGCATATAAGCTAGATTATAGTAGTGTTGCCCATCTCAGCAATCAATTTAAAAAGATTACAGGCTACTCTCCTACTGCATATCGCAAAATTTACGCTTAA
- a CDS encoding S1 RNA-binding domain-containing protein, whose product MQIGKTQTLKITGENHYQFILQDEGLSDEVFLSKNIAESSLEIGDEVSVFVYQDEGSLKATPETPYCEVGEFAVLRAVQTLPSGAFMDWGIIKDLFVPYKQQKGKIIENKRYLIYTYIDEETGLITGTTKFKRNPQYSNLPFKKGDKVDLILMNETELGWNVIINKQYIGLIFASDIYKKLYPLNEEVGYIKNIREDGKIDVSLQLEGYQNIDSFQQVILDTLDLYSGILYLSDKSTPEEIKELLHMSKKNFKKAIGGLYKAQKIEILEDKIRLK is encoded by the coding sequence ATGCAAATAGGCAAAACCCAAACATTAAAAATAACTGGAGAAAATCATTATCAATTCATCCTCCAAGACGAAGGATTAAGCGATGAAGTTTTTCTTTCCAAAAACATAGCAGAATCTTCTCTTGAAATAGGCGATGAAGTTTCTGTGTTTGTGTACCAAGATGAGGGAAGCTTAAAGGCAACTCCCGAAACACCTTATTGCGAGGTAGGAGAATTTGCCGTACTAAGAGCTGTACAAACCCTTCCTAGTGGAGCTTTTATGGATTGGGGAATCATCAAAGACCTATTTGTACCCTATAAGCAACAAAAAGGGAAGATTATTGAGAATAAAAGATACCTTATCTATACCTATATTGATGAGGAAACGGGCTTAATTACAGGAACTACAAAATTCAAAAGAAACCCACAATACAGCAACCTTCCTTTCAAAAAAGGGGACAAAGTGGATCTTATCCTAATGAACGAGACTGAATTAGGTTGGAATGTTATCATCAACAAACAGTATATAGGTCTTATTTTCGCCTCGGATATTTATAAAAAACTCTACCCGCTGAATGAAGAAGTTGGATACATCAAAAACATTCGTGAAGATGGTAAAATAGATGTAAGCCTCCAGCTTGAGGGGTACCAGAATATCGATAGTTTCCAGCAGGTAATCCTAGATACGCTAGACTTATATAGTGGGATTTTATACCTAAGCGATAAATCTACCCCTGAGGAAATTAAAGAACTTTTACACATGAGTAAAAAGAACTTTAAGAAAGCCATTGGAGGACTTTACAAAGCTCAAAAAATAGAAATACTAGAAGATAAAATAAGGTTGAAGTAA
- the hisS gene encoding histidine--tRNA ligase: MKPSLAKGTRDFSAQEVSRRKYIINTLQKNFELFGFQALETPSFENLSTLTGKYGEEGDRLIFKILNSGDFTSKVNTEDWEAKNAKKLTSQISDKALRYDLTVPFARYVALNHGQLNFPFKRFQIQPVWRADRPQKGRFREFYQCDADVVGSTSLWQEVEFVQLYAKSFKDLGLEAEIHMNNRKILSGLAEYAGISDQLIDFTVALDKLDKIGKDGVVKEMTEKGISEEAIEKLDFLFHQSENAIENLEALKEKFNEIEIGKQGVEELEFVISTVYNLGIPTENLVFNITLARGLDYYTGAIFEVKAKGVEMGSIGGGGRYDNLTEMFGVKNIPGIGISFGLDRIYLVLEELNLFPENAISKIDYLFANYGDAEALEANKLIAQLRNKGISAELYPENAKLKKQFTYAERKAIPQIVFLGKDEIESQTITLKNLDSGEQKTISWTEFLS, encoded by the coding sequence ATGAAACCTAGTTTAGCAAAAGGAACACGAGATTTTTCAGCTCAAGAAGTTTCTCGTAGAAAATATATCATCAATACTCTACAAAAGAACTTTGAACTTTTTGGCTTTCAAGCATTAGAAACTCCAAGTTTTGAGAATCTTTCTACCCTTACAGGAAAATATGGGGAAGAAGGAGATCGCCTTATTTTCAAAATCCTAAATTCTGGAGACTTTACTTCTAAAGTAAATACTGAAGATTGGGAGGCTAAAAATGCTAAAAAATTAACCTCACAGATTTCTGATAAAGCATTGCGATATGACCTTACCGTTCCCTTTGCACGCTATGTAGCTTTAAACCATGGACAGTTAAACTTCCCTTTCAAGAGATTCCAAATACAACCCGTATGGAGAGCAGACAGACCGCAGAAAGGGCGTTTTAGAGAATTCTACCAGTGCGATGCAGACGTAGTAGGCTCTACCAGTCTTTGGCAGGAAGTGGAATTTGTGCAACTGTACGCTAAATCTTTTAAAGATCTTGGTCTGGAAGCTGAAATCCACATGAACAACCGTAAAATTCTTTCTGGGTTGGCAGAATATGCAGGTATTAGCGACCAGCTTATCGATTTTACCGTAGCTTTAGATAAACTAGATAAAATAGGAAAAGATGGCGTAGTAAAAGAAATGACCGAAAAAGGAATTTCCGAAGAAGCTATTGAAAAGCTAGATTTCTTATTCCACCAAAGTGAGAATGCCATCGAAAACCTTGAAGCTCTAAAAGAAAAATTCAATGAGATAGAAATTGGTAAACAAGGTGTGGAAGAGTTAGAATTTGTAATTTCTACCGTTTATAACCTAGGTATCCCTACTGAAAATTTAGTATTTAATATTACACTGGCTCGTGGATTAGATTATTATACTGGAGCCATCTTCGAGGTAAAAGCAAAAGGGGTAGAAATGGGATCTATTGGAGGTGGAGGCCGTTATGACAACCTTACCGAAATGTTTGGGGTAAAAAACATCCCTGGTATAGGAATTTCCTTTGGACTGGATAGGATTTACCTTGTTTTGGAAGAACTAAACCTTTTCCCAGAAAATGCTATTTCAAAAATAGACTATCTTTTTGCTAACTATGGTGATGCTGAAGCCCTAGAAGCTAATAAACTTATCGCTCAACTAAGAAACAAAGGTATTTCTGCAGAATTGTACCCTGAGAATGCAAAACTTAAAAAGCAATTTACCTATGCTGAAAGAAAAGCCATTCCACAAATTGTCTTTTTAGGAAAAGATGAAATAGAAAGCCAAACCATCACCCTTAAAAATTTAGACTCAGGAGAGCAAAAAACTATTTCTTGGACTGAGTTTTTATCTTAA